From the genome of Streptomyces sp. NBC_00523:
GGTGATCATCGGCTCGATCGTCGTCGCGCTGGTCGCGATCGGCGGCCTGATCACGGTCATCGCGATGAACGGCGACGACAAGGGCGGCGCGGACGCCAAGGCCACCGAGTCCCCGGCCGGCGATCACCGCGATCCGGAGCGGAACCGGACGATCGAGACCGATAAGTGCACGGACGCGACGGAGGACATCGACGACCCGAACAAGGTCGACGCCCCGAACTTCATGTACAAGGACCTCCTCTCGGTGCGCGCCTGCGCGGACGCGGCGGGCTGGACGCTCAAGGTGAAGAAGGTCCCGGGCAACGCGTACGCGGAGGACCAGGTCGTCAACCAGTTCCCGTCGTCCGGGGCCGCGGTGTCGGAGACCGGCGCCCACTTCGAGCTGGAGGTCGCCACGGGGGACCCCGCCTAGGGCCTGTCGCCCTAGTCCCCGCGTCCGGTCACCCCGTCCTCGGGCGGGAGCCATCCGTACGCCTCATCTGAGATGCCGGTCGTGCCGTCGCGTGTGACGGTGACCGCATGGCTTCGGGACGGCTCCGCGCGCGCTCCTCCCGGGGCGTGGCCTGCCTGGCGCTGACGGCGGCCGCGTCCCTGGGGGCGGCGGCGCCGGATGCCTCGTCTTCGTCCTCCGCTTCTGCTTCTTCTCCGTCTTCTGCTTCCTCTCCGTCTTCCGCTTCTCCTTCGCCGAGCGCGTCCCGTCCCGTGGACGCGCAGTCTCCGCTTGCCGGGTGGCCCGCCGGGGCGGGGCGGCAGCGGCCCGGGCGCTCGGCCGCCGAGGTGGCGCGGCAGGACGCGCTGGAGGACCGGCAGCCGCGGCCCTCGCCCTCCGAATCCGCCGCCGTGCCGGTCTTCACCCCCGACCCGGCCGACTTCCGCGACCCTCCGCCCGAGGGCCGGCAGGCCTTGAGCGGGACGACCGTGCGGCGCTTCCAGCAGCTGTCGCTCGGCGCGGGAATCGCCCTGGTCGGGCTGGGTCTCGGCTTCCTCTCCCTGCGGATGCGCCGGGCCCGCTGACGTACGGCCCTCCTTCCGAACCGCCGCCGCGGAGACTTGCGGTGATCAACATACTCGGTATACATACTCGGTATGTCGATCCGTCACGGGCTCCTCGCCCTCCTGGAGCGCGGGCCGCGTTACGGCTCCCAGCTCCGCACCGAATTCGAGTCGCGCACCGGCTCCACCTGGCCGCTGAACGTCGGGCAGGTGTACACGACGCTGAGCAGGCTGGAGCGCGACGGCCTGGTCGCCCAGGACGGCGAGGACGACCAGGGCCACGCCCTCTACTCGATCAGCGACGCCGGGCGCACCGAACTGCGTGCCTGGTTCGAGACGCCGGTCGACCGCAGCAACCCGCCCCGTGACGAGCTGGCCATCAAGCTGGCCATGGCGGTCGGGGCGCCCGGCGTCGACATCAAGGCCGTCATCCAGGCCCAGCGCCACCACACGGTGAAGGCCATGCAGGACTACACCCGCCTCAAGGCGCGGTCCCTCGCCCAGGCACCCGCCAACCGCGACGAGGTGGCGTGGCTGCTCGTCGTGGAGCAGCTGATCTTCCAGGCCGAGGCCGAGGCGCGCTGGCTGGACCACTGCGAGGCCCGGCTGATCCGGCTCGCCGAGGCCGCCGCCACGGAGCCGGAGGAGGGCCCGTCCCCGGGCCCGGCCGCCCGCACCGCCGCCCGGCCGTCCGCCCGGTCCCGCACGCGCCGCTGAATCCGGCGCCCTCCACATCCACCGTTCCGAGAGGGAATCATGTCCCTGCACGTCCCGTCTCCGTCCGCCCCGGCCCTGCCGGTGGACGCACCGGTGCTCGAACTCCGCTCGCTCACCCGCACCCACGGCACCGGCATCGCCGAGGTGCAGGCGCTGCGCGGCATCAGCCTGTCGGTGCACGCCGGTGAGCTCGTCGCCGTCATGGGCCCGTCCGGCTCCGGCAAGTCCACCCTGCTCACCCTCGCCGGCGGTCTCGACACCGCGAGCGGCGGCCAGGTGATCATCGAGGGCCAGGACATCTCCGCGCTCGGCCGCAAGGGGCTCGCCGCCCTGCGCCGCCGCAGCGTCGGCTATGTCTTCCAGGACTACAACCTGATCCCCGCCCTGACCGCCGCCGAGAACATCGCCCTGCCCCGCGAGCTCGACGGCGTCTCGGTCCGCAAGGCCCGCAAGGAGGCCCGCGCCGCGCTGGAGGAGATGAACCTCCTGGAGATCGCGGACCGCTTCCCGGACGAGATGTCCGGCGGCCAGCAGCAGCGCGTCGCCATCGCCCGCGCGCTGGTGGGCGACCGGCGCCTGGTCCTCGCCGACGAGCCGACCGGGGCGCTCGACTCGGAGACCGGCGAGG
Proteins encoded in this window:
- a CDS encoding PadR family transcriptional regulator; this translates as MSIRHGLLALLERGPRYGSQLRTEFESRTGSTWPLNVGQVYTTLSRLERDGLVAQDGEDDQGHALYSISDAGRTELRAWFETPVDRSNPPRDELAIKLAMAVGAPGVDIKAVIQAQRHHTVKAMQDYTRLKARSLAQAPANRDEVAWLLVVEQLIFQAEAEARWLDHCEARLIRLAEAAATEPEEGPSPGPAARTAARPSARSRTRR
- a CDS encoding ABC transporter ATP-binding protein, whose amino-acid sequence is MSLHVPSPSAPALPVDAPVLELRSLTRTHGTGIAEVQALRGISLSVHAGELVAVMGPSGSGKSTLLTLAGGLDTASGGQVIIEGQDISALGRKGLAALRRRSVGYVFQDYNLIPALTAAENIALPRELDGVSVRKARKEARAALEEMNLLEIADRFPDEMSGGQQQRVAIARALVGDRRLVLADEPTGALDSETGEAVLALLRNRCDQGAAGVMVTHEPRYAAWADRVVFLRDGSIVDQTLTAGADSLLAAGGAE